The Streptomyces vinaceus genome contains the following window.
CAGCGTCTCCCGGGGGTCCCAACGGGCCTCGAACAGGCCGGCCAGGTCCTCGGGGGCGCGGCTGGAGGCATATCGACCGCACATGGGTCCACTGTCCCACCGTGAGGGCCGCTGCGGCCTTCCGGCCGCCCGCCGCCGCGGCCGTGTCCACCGCGGCGCCGTGCCGGCGCCGCGGGCGCGGGATCAAGGAGGGGTACGTGCCCGCAGCCGCCGGGGCGGCCGCCCGGGCCGCTCACCGCGGACGGCCGCCGTCTCCAGCCTAGGCCGCACTGCCGCCACCCCGCTCGGCGACGGCCACCGGGCGCCTCCCCCGCTCGTACGGGCGGCCCCCGGTCGCCCGCCCCCGCTGCCCGCCGCCCCGGCGCCATGGTCCGCGACGGCAAGGTCGTGCTGCGGAGCTCGGGGTCCGGGACATCGGGCCGGCCTACTCCAACCGCACCGCCTGCTACGGGGCTACCGGCGATACGGGGCTCCCGGGCTCCCGGACTACGGCTTCATCGCCTGGCCGCCGATGTCGGCGGCTCCGTCGAGCAGTTCCCGCCACCACGACTCCACCTGGCGGTGGCCCATCGTGGCCCAGGCCGGGGTCCGCTCCACCTGGCCCCGGCCGAGGCGGCGGGCCAGGGCGACCATCTCCCGCCCGGCCGCGCCGCGCGTCGCGTGGTAGGCGTCCAGCAGCTCGGACCAGGTGCCGGCCCGGCGCCAGGCTTCCTCGAACGCGCTGGCGTCCTGGAGGGCCTTGGCCACCCCGCTCGTGTTGTGGGGGCGCACCACGGTCGCCGCGTCGCCCGCGAGCAGGAGGCGCCCGGCCGTCGTACGCGCCGCTTCGAGGTCGTAGATGGGCTGGACGTACGTGTCCGCGGCCGCGGTCAGCCCGAGCACCCGCGCCCAGTGGGGCGGGAACTCCCGCTCCAGCAACGTGCCCAGGTGCGCGGTGAGTTCCTCGGTCACCCGCCCCGGCGGGAAGCTGGTCGGGTCGTCGAACGGCAGCCGGCCGCCGCTCGGCGGCATGGCGTACAGGACCCAGTTCACCCGGGGGCCGTCCGGCCCGGGGGTCGGGTAGACCACGCAGCTCCCGCCGGGGAAGCAGACGGTGGTCACCGCGTCGGTGGGCACGCCTCCGTGGCCGAGCCCCTCCAGATGCCGGGCGTCCAGGTTCCCGCGCCAGCAGACGTACCCGGCGTACACGGGCCGGGACCCGGGGCAGACGGCCTCGCGCACCACCGAGCGGTACCCGTCGGCGCCGACGACCAGGTCGAACGGCTCGGCCCGCCCGCCGGCCGTCCGTACCTCGGCCCCCGCGCCGGTGTCGGCCACGCCCGTCACCGCCGCGCCCTGCCGGTAGACCACGGAGGCGGGCGTCGCCTCCCGCAGCCCGCGCCACAGCAGGCCCCAGTGGTACGAGTGGAACGGGAACGGCTGCTCCCAGAAGACCCGCCCGGCCGGCCCGGCCGCCGCGTCGTCCCGGACGATCCAGCGTCGCCGGGTCAGCCGGTGCGCGGCGATGCCGGCGGGCAGGGCGCCGGTGGCGGCGAGTTCGGCGGCCCGCCCGTCGTGGATGCAGAGGCCGAGGCCCCGGTCGGCCAGCCGTCCCTGGGTGCGCTCCAGCACCACCACCTCGTCGGCGCCCGCGCGGGCCGCCGCCGAGGCCAGCGCGCAACCGGCGACGCTCCCGCCCACCACCGCGACCGTACCGCCCCGCATGACTGCTCCCTCCAGACGAACTCCCGGAGCCCGTCAGCCTACTGAGGTCCGACGGGCTCGGGGGGCGGTTCGCCGGCGGCCGGGCGCCGGGGAGCGACGGACCGCGGGGAGATCAGCCGGCCAGTGCCGCCGAGACGACGGAGCGGGCCTCCTCCTGTACGCGGGCCAGGTGGTCCGCGCCGTGGAAGGACTCGGCGTAGATCTTGTAGACGTCCTCCGTGCCCGAGGGGCGGGCCGCGAACCAGGCGTGCTCCGTGGTGACCTTGATGCCGCCGATGGCGGCCCCGTTCCCGGGAGCCTCCGTCAGCACCGCCGTGACCGGCTCGCCCGCCAGGGTGTCGGCGGTGACCTGTTCGGGGGACAGCCGGCCGAGGACCGCCTTCTCCTCCCGGGTGGCCGGGGCGTCGATCCGGGCGTACGCCGGCTCGCCGAAGCGGCCCGTCAGGCCGGCGTACCGCTCGCTCGGGGTCTGCCCGGTCACGGCCAGGATCTCCGAGGCCAGCAGGGCCAGCAGGATGCCGTCCTTGTCGGTGGTCCACACGGAGCCGTCGCGGCGCAGGAAGGAGGCGCCGGCCGACTCCTCGCCGCCGAAGCCGATGGAGCCCGCGGAGAGCCCGTCCACGAACCACTTGAAACCGACGGGGACCTCGACCAGTTCGCGGCCCAGGTCCGCGGCCACCCGGTCGATCATCCCCGAGGAGACCAGGGTCTTGCCGACGCCCGCGTCCGCGGGCCACTGCTCGCGGTGGCTGTAGAGGTATTCGATCGCGGTGGCGAGGTAGTGGTTGGGGTTCATCAGCCCGCCGTCCGGCGTCACGATGCCGTGCCGGTCGGCGTCGGCGTCGTTGCCGGTGGCGATCTGGAACCGGTCCCGGCCCTCGATCAGCGAGGCCATCGCGTACGGGGAGGAGCAGTCCATCCGGATCTTGCCGTCCCAGTCCAGCGTCATGAACCGCCAGGTGGGGTCGGTGTACGGGTTGACCACGGTCAGGTCGAGCCGGTGCTCCTCGGCGATCCGGCCCCAGTACGCCACGGAGGCCCCGCCGAGCGGGTCGGCCCCGATGCGCACGCCCGCGGCGCGGACGGCGTCCAGGTCGAGCACGGACGGCAGATCGCGTACGTACGTGCCGAGGAAGTCGTAGGTACCCGTGGTCGCGGCGGCCGCGGCGCGCGCGAACGGGATGCGCCGGACCTCCTTCATCCCGCCGGTGATGATCTCGTTGGCGCGCTCCTGGATCCAGCCCGTCGCGTCCGATCCGGCGGGCCCGCCGTGCGGCGGGTTGTACTTGAAGCCGCCGTCCGCGGGCGGGTTGTGCGAGGGGGTGACCACCACGCCGTCGGCCAGGGCAGAGGTGCGGCCCCGGTTGTGGGTGAGGATCGCGTGCGAGACCGCGGGCGTGGGGGTGTACCCGTCGGCGCTGTCGACCAGGACGCTCACGCCGTTGGCGGCGAAGACCTCCAGGGCGGTCACCCGGGCGGGTTCGGACAGGGCATGGGTGTCCGCGCCGAGGAAGAGGGGGCCGTCGATGCCCTGCTGGGCCCGGTACTCGCAGATCGCCTGGCTGGTCGCGGCGATGTGGTCCTCGTTGAAGGCCGTGGCGAGGGAGGAGCCGCGGTGTCCCGAGGTGCCGAAGCTGACGCGCTGGCCGGGGTCGGCCGGATCGGGGTGCAGCGCGTAGTACGCGGTGACGAGGCGGGCCACGTCGACCAGGTCCTCCGGGCGCGCCTGCTGCCTCGCTCTGTCGTTGAGCATCCGCCCTATTCCTCCGTAAGAGATCAAAGAGAACAACCGCGCCCATTGTGTCGCCCCCTGAACGTGCCCGCACCGCCGCGTCCCCACTCGGCGCGCGCCTGTGCCCCGGGTCACGCCTCCGGGCCGGTGCTCGGCACGCCGGTGAAGGCGGTGGTGGCCGACAGGAGGAAGGCGTCGGTCCAGCCGGCAGTTCCGCGTGGTGGACGGCCACCCGGTCGCCCGGGAAGGCCTCGGCGAGCACGCGTGCCGCGGAGTCCGCACCGTGTGGTTCCGGTCCGACAACCCTTGTTGCCGTTTCCGGGACGGCCGGGGTGGAATGCCCCCATGGACACATCAGCCGGCACTCCGGCCGACCCGCCCTCGCCCGCCCCGTACCGGACCGTTCTCGACGAGGTCGGCCCCCGGCTCAAGCGGCTGCGCGCCCGGCGCGGGCTCACCCTCGCCGCGCTCTCCGAGACGACCGGCATCTCCAAGAGCACCCTGTCCCGTCTGGAGTCCGGGCAGCGCCGCCCCAGCCTGGAGCTGCTGCTGCCGCTGGCGAGTGCGTACCGCGTGCCGCTGGACGATCTGGTGGGAGCACCCGAAGTGGGCGACCCCCGGGTCCGGCTGACCCCGCAGGCGATGCCGAACGGCGACTCGTACGTCCCGCTGTCCCGGACCCCGGGCCCCCTCCAGGCGTACAAGATGATCATCACGGACCGGGGTACGGAGCCGGATCTCCGTACCCACGAGGGCTATGAGTGGATGTACGTGCTCCAGGGCCGGTTGCGGCTGGTGCTCCCGGAGCACGATCTGGTCCTCGGCCCCGGCGAGGTCGCCGAGTTCGACACCCGGCTCCCCCACTGGTTCAGCAGTGCCGACGGCCGGCCCGTCGAGGTCCTCAGCCTCTTCGGCCGCCAGGGCGAACGCATGCACGTCCGCGCGAAGCCCTCCCCGAAGCCCGCCCCGTAGGCGGCGGTGCGCCTCATGCCGGCAGGTTCAGGAGCATCAGCGGGCGGGTGGTGGGCCGGGCGGACCCGCCGGCGGGTTCGACGGTGAGCCCCACTCCGGAGGCGCCCTGGACACCTCCCTCCATGAGTGTGGCCCCGTCCCGCGTGAGGAGCCCGGCGGGCCGCATGGTGCCGTGGTCGTCGAACCAGAGCTGGTACGTCCGGTCCGCGCCGGGGTCGGGGAGCCCGGCGCCGATGAAGACCGCCCGGTCGCGCTGTTTGGAGCTGACCACGGAGGTGGTGGCTCCGCCGGTGGTGCGGCCCCGTACCGTCCGGGCGTCGGGGGCGGCCAGCACGGCGCCGACGTCCTGGAGGCGGCGTTCGGAGGCCTGTGCCTGCTGGCGGGCCTCCTCGGCGAGCCGGTTCTGCCGCACGGTGACCCCGCCGAGCACGGCCGCGGCGGCGATGCTCGCGGCGATGACCAGCGTGATGGCCTTGCGGCGCAGGATCGCGGTGAACGTCGTCGGCTGCCGTCCCACCGCCGGGAGCAGCGGGGGCAGTTGGCGGACCGAGTCGATGCCGTGGAGCACCGCGTCCTTCATGCGCGCGGGCGGCGGCGCGGTGGCGGCGCCGGCCAGGCGGGCGGCGGTGGCGGCGAACTCGGCCACTTCCTGCCGGCAGGAAGGGCAGCCGTCGAGGTGCCCGGTGAACACTTCGTGTTCCGCCGGTGTGAGTGCGTGGAGGGCGTACGCGCCGGTGAGGGTGTGCAGTTCCCCGTCGTGCTTCATGTGGTCACCCCCATGCAGTCGCGCAGCCGGATGAGTCCGTCGCGCATGCGTGTCTTGATCGTGGGCAGCGGAGCGCGCAGGGTCTCGGCGACCTCGCGGTAGGTCAGGCCCTGGTAGTAGGCCAGTGTGACGGCCTGGCGCTGGATCTCGGTCAGTCCGCGCATGCAGCGCCGTACCTGCTCGCTCTCCAGCCTGGTCTCGACCTGTTCCGCGACCTCGTCGAACGGGCGCGCCTGAAGGCGGGCCGCCTGGTCCTGTTCGCGGTTGATCGCGGCCTGCGCGGAGCGGACGCGGTCGACGGCCCTGCGATGGGCGAGGGTGGCGGCCCAGGTGTGCACGCTGCCCTGTTCGGGGCGGTAGCGGGCGGCCTGGCGCCATAGGTCGATCATCACCTCTTGTGTCACCTCTTCGGACTGGGCGCGGTCGCGTACGACGCGGACGACCAGTCCGAACACGGTCCCGGACAGGGCGTCGTACAGCGCGGAGAACGCGTCCTTGTCGCCGCGGGCCACCCGGGACATCAGGTCTTCGAGCCGGGGGCCGCGGTGTCGTGGACACCGAAGGGCAGGGGTTGCCCGGTGGTGGCGGAGGGTCCGCCGGGGTCCGTCCGTCGCATGACAGTCCTTCCGGTCGCATGGACCGGCCCGTTCACAAAGGGGGCCGACCGCTCCGGATGGTGCCAGGTTCGCGTTCTCGACCGGTCTTCGGAGCGGACATCTGTACGGATTGGTCAACCAGGTCGCCAATTCCGCGTCGATGTGCAGCAGGTACGGATGCCCTGCCCGCGCGGCCGGTTGCGCCCGCGGCAACTTCCACCAATCCGGGGGAACTCCGGCGGCG
Protein-coding sequences here:
- a CDS encoding FAD-dependent monooxygenase, encoding MRGGTVAVVGGSVAGCALASAAARAGADEVVVLERTQGRLADRGLGLCIHDGRAAELAATGALPAGIAAHRLTRRRWIVRDDAAAGPAGRVFWEQPFPFHSYHWGLLWRGLREATPASVVYRQGAAVTGVADTGAGAEVRTAGGRAEPFDLVVGADGYRSVVREAVCPGSRPVYAGYVCWRGNLDARHLEGLGHGGVPTDAVTTVCFPGGSCVVYPTPGPDGPRVNWVLYAMPPSGGRLPFDDPTSFPPGRVTEELTAHLGTLLEREFPPHWARVLGLTAAADTYVQPIYDLEAARTTAGRLLLAGDAATVVRPHNTSGVAKALQDASAFEEAWRRAGTWSELLDAYHATRGAAGREMVALARRLGRGQVERTPAWATMGHRQVESWWRELLDGAADIGGQAMKP
- the pgm gene encoding phosphoglucomutase (alpha-D-glucose-1,6-bisphosphate-dependent), with the protein product MLNDRARQQARPEDLVDVARLVTAYYALHPDPADPGQRVSFGTSGHRGSSLATAFNEDHIAATSQAICEYRAQQGIDGPLFLGADTHALSEPARVTALEVFAANGVSVLVDSADGYTPTPAVSHAILTHNRGRTSALADGVVVTPSHNPPADGGFKYNPPHGGPAGSDATGWIQERANEIITGGMKEVRRIPFARAAAAATTGTYDFLGTYVRDLPSVLDLDAVRAAGVRIGADPLGGASVAYWGRIAEEHRLDLTVVNPYTDPTWRFMTLDWDGKIRMDCSSPYAMASLIEGRDRFQIATGNDADADRHGIVTPDGGLMNPNHYLATAIEYLYSHREQWPADAGVGKTLVSSGMIDRVAADLGRELVEVPVGFKWFVDGLSAGSIGFGGEESAGASFLRRDGSVWTTDKDGILLALLASEILAVTGQTPSERYAGLTGRFGEPAYARIDAPATREEKAVLGRLSPEQVTADTLAGEPVTAVLTEAPGNGAAIGGIKVTTEHAWFAARPSGTEDVYKIYAESFHGADHLARVQEEARSVVSAALAG
- a CDS encoding helix-turn-helix domain-containing protein, whose translation is MDTSAGTPADPPSPAPYRTVLDEVGPRLKRLRARRGLTLAALSETTGISKSTLSRLESGQRRPSLELLLPLASAYRVPLDDLVGAPEVGDPRVRLTPQAMPNGDSYVPLSRTPGPLQAYKMIITDRGTEPDLRTHEGYEWMYVLQGRLRLVLPEHDLVLGPGEVAEFDTRLPHWFSSADGRPVEVLSLFGRQGERMHVRAKPSPKPAP
- a CDS encoding anti-sigma factor gives rise to the protein MKHDGELHTLTGAYALHALTPAEHEVFTGHLDGCPSCRQEVAEFAATAARLAGAATAPPPARMKDAVLHGIDSVRQLPPLLPAVGRQPTTFTAILRRKAITLVIAASIAAAAVLGGVTVRQNRLAEEARQQAQASERRLQDVGAVLAAPDARTVRGRTTGGATTSVVSSKQRDRAVFIGAGLPDPGADRTYQLWFDDHGTMRPAGLLTRDGATLMEGGVQGASGVGLTVEPAGGSARPTTRPLMLLNLPA
- the sigK gene encoding ECF RNA polymerase sigma factor SigK, which produces MSRVARGDKDAFSALYDALSGTVFGLVVRVVRDRAQSEEVTQEVMIDLWRQAARYRPEQGSVHTWAATLAHRRAVDRVRSAQAAINREQDQAARLQARPFDEVAEQVETRLESEQVRRCMRGLTEIQRQAVTLAYYQGLTYREVAETLRAPLPTIKTRMRDGLIRLRDCMGVTT